From Nitrospirota bacterium, the proteins below share one genomic window:
- a CDS encoding methyltransferase domain-containing protein, with protein sequence MDEQERKALMKETFDTVSGGYDNGALRFFPASAEHMAASLGLSGDEQVLDVACGTGHASFAIAKRLKGGRVTAVDFSPGMLEQARKKAAALNVSTVDFLERDMQNLDFPAGLFDIAVCAFGLFFVEDMDAQLSHIVSAVRPGGRIMISSFQENYLHPLKNLFFERLETFGVLQPPQTWKRIANEAGCRQLFEKAGLADIRVEQKNVGYYLDNAGQWWDIVWNAGYRRMVDRLSAKDQGQFKREHLQEVEALRTGKGIWLDVGVLYTMGTKPEERS encoded by the coding sequence ATGGATGAACAAGAACGCAAAGCACTGATGAAGGAGACCTTCGACACCGTGTCCGGCGGATACGACAACGGGGCGCTCCGCTTTTTTCCCGCGAGCGCCGAACACATGGCCGCTTCACTCGGGCTGAGCGGGGATGAGCAGGTGCTGGACGTGGCATGCGGAACAGGGCACGCGTCATTCGCGATCGCGAAAAGATTGAAAGGGGGGCGGGTGACTGCCGTGGATTTTTCCCCCGGAATGCTCGAGCAGGCGCGGAAGAAGGCGGCGGCGCTGAATGTCAGCACGGTCGATTTCCTTGAGCGGGATATGCAGAACCTTGACTTCCCTGCAGGTCTTTTTGATATTGCCGTCTGCGCCTTCGGTCTTTTCTTTGTCGAGGACATGGACGCACAGCTGTCGCACATCGTCTCAGCCGTACGACCGGGCGGCAGGATCATGATCTCCAGTTTTCAAGAGAACTATTTGCATCCCTTGAAAAATTTGTTTTTCGAACGACTTGAGACGTTCGGCGTCCTTCAGCCGCCCCAAACCTGGAAGCGCATCGCGAATGAAGCCGGATGCAGACAGCTTTTCGAAAAGGCGGGGCTTGCGGACATCCGTGTCGAGCAGAAGAACGTGGGCTACTATCTGGACAACGCCGGCCAATGGTGGGACATTGTCTGGAATGCGGGGTATCGAAGGATGGTGGACCGGCTTTCCGCGAAGGACCAGGGGCAATTCAAGCGGGAACATTTGCAGGAAGTCGAAGCGCTCAGGACTGGGAAAGGCATCTGGCTCGACGTCGGCGTGCTGTATACCATGGGAACGAAGCCGGAGGAGCGCTCATAG